One Capsicum annuum cultivar UCD-10X-F1 chromosome 2, UCD10Xv1.1, whole genome shotgun sequence genomic window carries:
- the LOC107857814 gene encoding LOW QUALITY PROTEIN: BAG family molecular chaperone regulator 7-like (The sequence of the model RefSeq protein was modified relative to this genomic sequence to represent the inferred CDS: substituted 2 bases at 2 genomic stop codons), translated as MTRALIGQEIQNGFVRGAAVGAISGAVFSLEIFAKRVEKRRGKRKEMSPKDAALAIQMSFRAYIIRRSQALRALRELAIFKTKLKELRALFNNFTYXXHIACDAEERQRFSEKIIVLLLTVDAIEGADMMVRAAKKYMVDKLEAMCNIPQKSRPMLASCFKFMHSVLSFFVSFMS; from the exons ATGACTAGAGCTTTGATAGGGCAAGAGATACAAAATGGATTTGTTAGAGGTGCTGCAGTTGGTGCCATATCTGGTGCTGTTTTCTCTCTTGAA ATATTTGCGAAGAGAGTGGAGAAGAGAAGGGGTAAGAGGAAGGAGATGTCACCAAAAGATGCAGCTTTAGCTATTCAAATGAGTTTCAGGGCTTACATAATAAGGAGGTCACAAGCACTGCGTGCTCTGAGGGAACTGGCCATTTTCAAAACTAAGTTGAAGGAGCTAAGGGCTCTCTTCAACAATTTCACTTACTGATGACATATTGCCTGTGATGCTGAGGAGCGACAGAGGTTCTCTGAGAAGATTATTGTGTTACTGCTCACTGTTGATGCCATTGAG GGTGCGGATATGATGGTCCGAGCTGCGAAGAAGTATATGGTAGACAAGTTAGAAGCAATGTGTAATATACCCCAAAAATCCAGACCAATGTTAGCATCATGTTTCAAGTTCATGCATAGTGTATTATCGTTCTTTgttagttttatgagttag